A region of Pseudanabaena sp. BC1403 DNA encodes the following proteins:
- the lpxC gene encoding UDP-3-O-acyl-N-acetylglucosamine deacetylase: MLYQQTIVAPFSLSGIGLHSGEQVSVTVSPAPIDSGRYFVYGESRIPADTTVVSASQLSTELRQNGTGVRTVEHLLSALFGMGVHNACIELDRSELPILDGSALPWVEAIAKVGVKTQIEGDRLIPLAETITVTKGDSFVTAIPSDTLRFTYGIEYPTKAIGEQWFSWSPAIANFSEKFAEEIAPARTFTLAEYIDQARAAGLIKGGSLENAMVCDGDRWINPPLRFEDEPCRHKLLDLIGDLSLLGFLPRAHILAYKASHNLHAEFAISLARKL, translated from the coding sequence ATGCTCTATCAACAGACGATCGTCGCCCCATTTTCGTTGTCGGGGATTGGGTTGCATAGTGGCGAGCAAGTTTCTGTGACTGTTAGTCCTGCGCCCATTGACTCAGGTCGTTATTTTGTTTACGGTGAGTCAAGAATACCTGCCGATACGACTGTAGTTTCAGCTTCGCAGCTATCAACAGAATTACGTCAAAATGGAACGGGTGTTCGCACGGTTGAGCATCTGCTATCAGCTTTGTTTGGTATGGGTGTGCATAATGCCTGTATTGAACTTGATCGGTCTGAACTGCCGATTCTCGATGGTTCAGCATTACCTTGGGTTGAGGCGATCGCCAAAGTTGGTGTCAAAACGCAAATAGAAGGAGATCGCCTAATTCCCTTAGCTGAAACTATTACAGTCACTAAAGGTGATAGCTTTGTCACTGCCATCCCATCAGATACATTGCGCTTTACCTACGGCATAGAATATCCAACTAAGGCAATTGGTGAGCAGTGGTTTAGTTGGTCGCCAGCGATCGCTAACTTTAGCGAAAAATTTGCTGAAGAAATAGCTCCTGCCAGAACTTTTACGCTTGCTGAATATATTGATCAAGCTCGTGCAGCAGGGTTGATAAAGGGCGGTAGTCTTGAAAATGCAATGGTTTGTGATGGCGATCGCTGGATCAATCCACCTCTAAGGTTTGAAGATGAACCATGTCGTCATAAACTTTTAGATCTCATTGGTGACCTAAGCTTGCTAGGATTTTTACCGAGAGCACATATTCTTGCTTATAAAGCTAGTCATAACCTTCATGCTGAATTTGCGATCTCCTTAGCGAGAAAGCTATAG
- a CDS encoding rhodanese-like domain-containing protein gives MSIIQITVQELAERLASDRQDLQLIDVRERDEVEIAAIADFTVLPLSEYDQWSTDFQEKFDPHAETLVLCHHGMRSAQMCQWLVNQGFTNVKNIGGGIDAYAYVVEPSMAKY, from the coding sequence ATGTCTATCATACAAATTACTGTCCAAGAGCTAGCCGAACGTTTGGCTAGCGATCGTCAAGATTTACAACTGATTGATGTGCGAGAACGGGATGAGGTGGAAATTGCTGCGATCGCCGATTTTACAGTTCTCCCACTTAGTGAATATGACCAATGGTCAACGGATTTCCAAGAAAAGTTTGATCCCCATGCAGAAACATTAGTGCTATGCCATCATGGAATGAGATCTGCACAAATGTGTCAATGGTTGGTCAATCAAGGCTTTACTAATGTCAAGAATATTGGTGGCGGCATTGATGCTTATGCTTATGTTGTTGAGCCAAGCATGGCTAAGTACTAA
- the fabZ gene encoding 3-hydroxyacyl-ACP dehydratase FabZ, whose amino-acid sequence MPTLTEEPTIDSSELNTDEENSTPSQILMIEDIQKLLPHRYPFLLVDRIVNFVPNKSATGIKNVTFNEPFFQGHFPERPIMPGVLIVEAMAQVGGIVLRHLPGMENQLSLFAGIDKVRFRRPVVPGDRLTITTELLVSRKRFGKMHGRAEVDGQLACEGELMFSLVNL is encoded by the coding sequence ATGCCAACTTTGACCGAAGAACCCACCATAGATAGTTCTGAGCTTAATACTGACGAGGAAAATAGTACCCCCAGTCAGATTTTGATGATCGAAGATATTCAGAAATTATTACCCCACCGCTATCCATTCCTGCTAGTTGATCGCATTGTTAATTTTGTACCGAATAAATCCGCTACAGGAATTAAAAATGTCACCTTTAACGAACCCTTTTTTCAAGGTCATTTTCCTGAGCGTCCGATCATGCCTGGGGTCTTAATTGTTGAGGCAATGGCGCAAGTAGGCGGTATTGTCTTGAGACACCTACCTGGCATGGAAAATCAACTGTCACTATTTGCAGGAATTGATAAAGTCCGATTCCGTCGCCCTGTAGTTCCTGGTGATCGTCTAACTATTACTACTGAGCTATTAGTTTCACGCAAGCGTTTTGGTAAGATGCATGGGCGTGCAGAAGTTGATGGTCAATTAGCCTGTGAAGGTGAATTGATGTTTTCATTAGTTAATCTTTAA
- the purC gene encoding phosphoribosylaminoimidazolesuccinocarboxamide synthase: protein MIGTKLYEGKAKILFTTDDPNILLSRYKDDATAFNALKKGSITNKGEMNCAIASHIFQYLETQGLATHFIKQVSPNEMQVVAVKILPIEVVVRNIAAGSICKRLGLEQGQPLKKPLVEFFYKNDDLGDPLITDAHVAMLDLATPEQVAQLKQLALDINQHLQTFFERCNLILVDFKVEIGVDANGRLLLADEISPDTCRLWDKAISDPTARIMDKDRFRQDLGNIAEAYQEVMKRVLAA from the coding sequence ATGATTGGAACCAAGCTTTACGAAGGCAAAGCCAAAATCCTGTTTACGACAGATGATCCTAATATTTTGCTGTCGCGCTACAAAGACGACGCAACTGCCTTCAATGCTCTTAAGAAAGGCTCGATCACTAATAAAGGGGAAATGAACTGTGCGATCGCCTCGCATATTTTTCAGTATCTGGAAACCCAAGGGCTTGCCACCCACTTTATTAAGCAAGTCTCACCCAACGAGATGCAAGTTGTTGCAGTTAAGATATTGCCAATCGAAGTTGTCGTCCGCAATATTGCCGCAGGAAGTATTTGTAAACGTCTTGGTTTAGAACAAGGTCAACCTCTCAAAAAGCCCCTTGTCGAATTTTTCTATAAAAATGATGACCTTGGCGATCCTCTGATTACCGATGCCCATGTTGCTATGCTCGATCTCGCTACACCTGAACAAGTTGCCCAGCTCAAACAGCTAGCTCTAGATATTAATCAGCATCTGCAAACATTTTTTGAGCGCTGCAATTTAATTCTTGTTGATTTTAAGGTGGAAATCGGAGTTGATGCCAATGGACGCTTACTATTAGCCGATGAAATTAGTCCTGATACATGTCGTCTTTGGGATAAAGCGATCTCTGATCCAACTGCTCGAATCATGGACAAAGATCGTTTTCGTCAAGATTTAGGTAATATTGCAGAAGCATATCAAGAGGTAATGAAAAGAGTCTTGGCTGCTTAA
- a CDS encoding Mo-dependent nitrogenase C-terminal domain-containing protein, with amino-acid sequence MSSINSTEFGGENSYIGGRPQPKETFDLLKPLRQKIDSFEIQKSQTAHRIAKLIPAQCPFERTIKILGHVIINIPPLCKLNPLYDEFVFLRFRALCFLVDRCGEDISSYC; translated from the coding sequence ATGTCAAGTATTAACAGCACTGAATTTGGCGGGGAAAACTCATATATCGGCGGCAGACCTCAACCCAAAGAAACCTTCGATCTACTAAAACCTTTGCGCCAGAAAATTGACAGCTTTGAAATTCAGAAATCGCAGACGGCTCATCGCATCGCGAAACTAATTCCAGCTCAATGTCCATTTGAGCGCACTATTAAAATCCTTGGTCATGTGATTATCAATATCCCACCACTTTGTAAGCTCAATCCTCTCTACGATGAATTTGTTTTCCTGCGATTTCGGGCGCTATGCTTTTTAGTTGATCGCTGTGGCGAAGACATTAGCTCCTATTGCTAA
- a CDS encoding tetratricopeptide repeat protein encodes MSQPIEELLRDLKSEDEGIRDRATQGLWEMWFMQKGMQGLQVLRQSQMMADSGNVRQAELMLTQLIHAQPDFVEAWNRRAVLFYMQGDYKRSIKDCLKAISLNPFHFGAVHGLGLCYAAIGNYHEAIVTFRRALEIQPYSLTNQKLILECTAMLN; translated from the coding sequence ATGAGCCAGCCTATCGAAGAATTGTTGAGAGACCTCAAAAGTGAAGATGAAGGTATTCGCGATCGCGCCACTCAGGGGTTGTGGGAAATGTGGTTTATGCAGAAGGGGATGCAGGGTTTGCAGGTCTTGCGACAGAGCCAAATGATGGCAGATAGCGGCAATGTCAGGCAGGCGGAACTGATGTTGACGCAATTAATTCATGCTCAGCCAGATTTTGTCGAAGCATGGAATCGTCGAGCAGTTTTGTTTTACATGCAGGGGGATTACAAGCGCTCAATTAAGGATTGTTTGAAAGCGATCTCTCTTAATCCTTTTCACTTTGGGGCAGTTCACGGTTTGGGTTTATGCTATGCCGCGATCGGTAACTATCACGAGGCGATCGTCACTTTTCGTAGAGCATTAGAAATTCAGCCCTACTCTCTCACCAACCAAAAACTAATTCTCGAATGTACTGCCATGCTGAATTAA
- a CDS encoding anthranilate synthase component I: protein MTDWVWLQRSLPENMTGADIWELLYADEPITVLLESPVTVPSKLARYSIAAGKPRQVWTPEVGEILPCLEKLRSQMETSRNSQDLPNHLPFTGGYLGWLGYDLAWEIEKLPYTKPDTLPFPVAFWYEPSSFAVIDHQTQNIWLAASDHHELAELSDCLNKKIAKSNEIQGLVFPSLSGIQVTYAPEKQGYEAMVEKAKQHIYAGDIFQANLSMRFGYPWASDGWQLYRHLQKINPSPFASYWRTTWGEVISVSPERLVSLRDRHAETRPIAGTRPRGKDRQQDLEFESELLACTKEQAEHIMLVDLERNDLGRVCEWGSVIVDELLAIERYSHVMHLVSNVVGTLCSDRTFVDLIRATFPGGTITGCPKVRCMEVVEKLEPQRRSLFYGSCGYIDRRGNIDLNILIRTLLKTDNHIWGQVGAGIVADSISDREWYESLQKAQAQLAALGLANPIKDLQR from the coding sequence ATGACTGATTGGGTGTGGCTTCAGCGATCGCTACCTGAAAATATGACAGGTGCAGATATATGGGAATTGCTCTATGCTGACGAACCGATTACAGTTCTACTAGAAAGCCCAGTCACAGTCCCTTCAAAATTAGCAAGATATTCGATCGCCGCAGGAAAACCACGACAGGTCTGGACTCCTGAGGTAGGTGAGATTCTGCCTTGTCTTGAAAAATTGCGATCGCAGATGGAGACTTCTCGAAATTCTCAAGATTTACCCAATCATTTACCATTCACAGGCGGATATTTAGGTTGGTTAGGCTATGACCTCGCTTGGGAAATTGAGAAATTGCCATATACCAAGCCAGATACTTTGCCATTCCCAGTTGCTTTTTGGTACGAACCATCTAGCTTTGCGGTGATCGATCATCAGACTCAAAATATTTGGCTAGCTGCTAGCGATCATCATGAATTAGCTGAACTAAGTGATTGCTTAAACAAGAAGATAGCTAAATCTAATGAAATACAGGGACTTGTATTCCCATCCTTGTCGGGAATACAAGTTACTTATGCACCTGAGAAGCAAGGCTATGAAGCAATGGTGGAAAAGGCAAAACAGCATATTTATGCTGGTGATATTTTTCAGGCGAATCTCTCAATGAGGTTTGGCTACCCTTGGGCATCAGATGGATGGCAACTTTATCGCCATTTGCAAAAAATTAATCCATCACCCTTTGCCAGCTATTGGCGGACAACTTGGGGTGAAGTAATTAGCGTTTCCCCTGAGCGCCTAGTCAGCTTGCGTGATCGCCATGCTGAAACCCGACCGATCGCAGGCACAAGACCCCGTGGGAAAGATCGACAGCAAGATCTCGAATTTGAGAGCGAATTACTGGCCTGTACCAAAGAGCAAGCCGAGCATATTATGCTTGTTGACCTTGAACGCAATGACCTAGGGCGAGTCTGTGAATGGGGCAGCGTAATAGTCGATGAATTATTAGCGATCGAACGATACAGTCACGTTATGCACCTTGTTAGTAATGTAGTGGGGACTTTATGCAGCGATCGCACCTTTGTCGATCTCATTCGCGCCACTTTCCCTGGAGGGACAATTACAGGCTGTCCTAAGGTGCGCTGTATGGAAGTCGTCGAAAAGTTGGAGCCGCAGCGTCGCAGTTTGTTTTATGGTTCCTGTGGCTATATTGATCGACGCGGCAATATAGATCTGAATATTCTAATTCGGACTTTACTAAAAACTGATAATCATATCTGGGGTCAGGTTGGAGCAGGGATTGTCGCTGATAGTATTAGCGATCGCGAATGGTACGAATCTTTGCAAAAAGCTCAGGCTCAGTTAGCAGCCCTAGGCTTGGCAAACCCCATCAAAGATTTGCAACGTTAA
- a CDS encoding BamA/TamA family outer membrane protein — MRINLLLFTAIAASSTLLTSPLLAQAAPAKQEIAQAPTPQPTTPPSSEKPAEPSTPIPPSSSPTFTLPSTTPAPATTTETQVLVGEVAIKTPEGQPPLPPELEQRIYDAIATKPGRTVTRTQLQSDINAVFATGFFSNVQAEPEDTDIGVRVTFFVLPNPVLKSVNTEGTKVLEAGVVDRIFGSQVGKITNLKDIQTGVKELEKYYQDKGYVLAQIVDIKATPDGNINLVVSEGVIEDIKVAFINEDGKTVDKEGKPVTGTTRDFIITRELTIKEGEIFNKNTVQGDLQKVFALGLFEDLNIGLAPGTDPRKVIVTVNVKERNTGSIAAGAGLSSSTGLFGTVSFQQQNLGGNNQKLGLDIQVGERELLFDLNFTDPWLAGDPNRTSFTANIFNRSLFSYIFDTPIGIGVNNNSPRINRLGTGFSFSRPLGTATTASLGLRFERVSITDSSNNAISATDSLGNPLSASGTGQDDLLLLQFAYATDQRDNPIKPSSGSVFRIATEQSIPIGLGSVFLNRVRASYSYFMPVKFLNFSEGNQTLAFNIQGGTVFGTLPPYEAFQLGGSNSVRGWDEGKIGSGRSFGIFSAEYRFPVFNIVGGVLFFDYGTDLGSASSVPGNPAGARNKPGNGAGYGIGVRVQSPLGSIRVDYGIGSNGGTQFSFGLGEKF; from the coding sequence ATGCGTATAAACTTGCTCTTATTCACAGCCATTGCCGCATCCAGCACTTTACTTACGAGCCCTTTGCTGGCACAGGCTGCTCCTGCAAAGCAAGAGATTGCTCAAGCGCCAACTCCGCAGCCAACAACTCCCCCATCATCTGAAAAGCCTGCGGAGCCAAGCACGCCAATCCCTCCCAGTTCATCCCCAACTTTTACGCTACCCTCTACCACGCCTGCTCCCGCAACTACAACTGAAACTCAAGTGCTGGTGGGCGAAGTTGCAATTAAAACTCCAGAAGGGCAACCTCCATTACCGCCTGAACTGGAGCAAAGAATTTACGATGCGATCGCCACAAAACCAGGTCGGACTGTAACTCGTACTCAACTCCAATCAGACATCAACGCTGTATTTGCCACAGGCTTTTTCTCAAATGTGCAAGCTGAGCCTGAAGATACGGATATTGGTGTGCGCGTAACGTTCTTTGTATTACCAAACCCTGTACTCAAGTCCGTCAACACAGAAGGAACAAAGGTCTTAGAAGCAGGTGTGGTTGATCGGATCTTTGGTTCTCAGGTTGGTAAAATCACTAACCTCAAAGATATCCAAACTGGAGTTAAAGAACTTGAAAAATACTACCAAGACAAGGGCTATGTCCTAGCTCAGATTGTTGATATCAAGGCAACTCCTGATGGAAATATTAATCTAGTTGTTTCTGAAGGTGTGATCGAAGACATCAAAGTTGCCTTTATCAATGAAGATGGCAAAACCGTTGACAAGGAAGGCAAACCAGTCACTGGAACAACTCGGGACTTTATCATTACCCGTGAGCTGACGATTAAAGAAGGCGAAATCTTCAATAAAAACACAGTTCAAGGTGACTTACAAAAAGTCTTTGCTCTCGGTTTATTTGAAGATCTCAACATTGGTCTTGCGCCTGGGACAGATCCACGCAAAGTGATTGTGACTGTCAATGTCAAAGAACGCAACACAGGCTCGATTGCCGCAGGTGCAGGTTTAAGTTCATCAACAGGCTTATTCGGTACAGTCAGTTTTCAGCAGCAAAACCTTGGTGGTAACAACCAAAAGCTTGGTTTAGATATTCAAGTTGGTGAACGCGAATTACTATTTGACCTCAACTTCACCGATCCTTGGCTTGCAGGTGACCCGAATCGGACTTCCTTCACAGCTAATATTTTTAACCGCAGTTTGTTTAGCTATATTTTTGATACCCCAATTGGGATTGGAGTTAATAACAATAGTCCTCGCATCAACCGACTTGGCACAGGTTTTAGCTTCTCTAGACCTTTGGGAACTGCCACAACTGCCTCATTGGGCTTGCGCTTTGAAAGAGTCAGCATTACCGATAGCAGCAATAATGCGATCTCTGCGACTGACTCACTCGGTAACCCTCTCTCTGCTAGTGGCACTGGACAAGATGACTTGCTGCTGCTGCAATTTGCCTATGCAACTGATCAGCGCGACAATCCCATTAAGCCATCCTCTGGTTCTGTATTTCGGATTGCCACTGAGCAGTCAATTCCCATTGGTTTAGGCTCCGTATTCTTGAATCGGGTTCGTGCTAGCTATAGTTATTTCATGCCCGTTAAGTTCTTGAATTTCTCTGAAGGTAATCAGACCCTTGCTTTTAACATTCAAGGCGGCACTGTGTTTGGGACTTTACCTCCCTATGAAGCATTTCAACTCGGTGGTAGTAACTCAGTCCGTGGTTGGGATGAAGGCAAAATTGGAAGCGGTCGTAGTTTTGGTATTTTCTCAGCTGAATATCGTTTCCCTGTCTTTAATATTGTCGGTGGAGTCCTGTTCTTCGACTATGGTACAGATTTAGGCTCAGCCTCATCTGTGCCAGGCAATCCTGCTGGAGCGCGAAATAAACCAGGTAATGGCGCAGGTTATGGTATTGGGGTACGTGTACAATCTCCTCTGGGTTCGATCAGAGTGGACTATGGTATAGGCTCAAATGGCGGTACGCAGTTTAGCTTTGGTCTAGGAGAGAAATTCTAG
- a CDS encoding PIN/TRAM domain-containing protein has protein sequence MIDAIIIFTFILAGAGTGFHGIDFLPSDAIANLNIQNLRWVTLGVGSVVGLVAGLIVQNTYRRVETNIRSMPLETILGRAVGLVFGLLVANLMLAPLFLIPIPNDFDFIKPLTAILVSIIFAYSGMTLSDTHGRALLRLINPNNVESSLIADGTLRTATAKVLDTSTVIDGRIQTLMETGFLEGQLLIPHFVIQELQTIADSSNDQKRVRGRRGLDILNNMRDQFSDRITIHSADYEDLHTVDAKLVRLAQELSCTLITNDYNLNKVANLQQVEVLNINDLAQALRPTYLPGDLIEIKVLKEGKEASQGIGYLEDGTMVVIEEGREYLGKQIIVVVTSALQTSAGRMIFARHEAIATV, from the coding sequence ATGATTGACGCTATTATCATCTTTACATTCATCCTAGCGGGAGCAGGTACTGGCTTCCACGGTATTGATTTCCTACCATCGGATGCGATCGCCAATCTCAATATCCAAAATTTACGTTGGGTAACCCTTGGAGTTGGATCTGTTGTCGGCCTAGTCGCAGGATTGATTGTCCAAAATACCTATCGCCGTGTCGAGACGAATATTCGATCAATGCCGCTTGAGACGATTTTGGGTCGGGCTGTTGGTTTGGTCTTTGGATTACTGGTTGCTAACTTGATGCTAGCGCCATTATTTTTGATACCAATTCCCAATGACTTTGACTTTATTAAGCCACTCACTGCAATTTTGGTGAGTATTATCTTTGCCTATTCAGGGATGACTCTCTCTGATACTCACGGACGTGCATTGTTACGTTTGATTAATCCCAATAACGTCGAAAGCAGCCTGATTGCTGATGGCACATTGCGTACTGCTACAGCAAAGGTTTTGGATACTAGCACGGTGATTGACGGCCGGATTCAGACCTTAATGGAAACTGGCTTTTTAGAGGGGCAACTATTGATACCCCACTTTGTGATTCAAGAATTGCAGACGATCGCTGATAGTTCCAATGATCAAAAGCGCGTCCGTGGTAGAAGGGGTCTAGATATTCTCAATAACATGCGCGATCAATTTAGCGATCGCATCACGATTCATTCAGCAGATTACGAAGACTTACACACAGTCGATGCTAAATTAGTGCGCCTAGCTCAAGAATTAAGCTGTACCTTGATTACCAATGATTACAACCTAAATAAAGTTGCAAATTTACAACAAGTTGAAGTTTTAAACATTAACGATCTTGCTCAGGCTTTACGTCCAACCTATTTGCCAGGCGACTTAATCGAAATTAAGGTGCTTAAGGAAGGAAAAGAAGCTTCCCAAGGAATCGGCTATCTTGAAGATGGCACAATGGTTGTCATTGAAGAGGGTCGTGAATATCTCGGTAAGCAAATTATTGTGGTTGTCACAAGTGCTTTGCAAACTTCAGCAGGTCGGATGATTTTTGCACGTCACGAAGCGATCGCTACTGTCTAG
- the lpxA gene encoding acyl-ACP--UDP-N-acetylglucosamine O-acyltransferase, translated as MPVSHAPVSEFIHPTAIVHPDAQLHPTVKVGAYAVIGEQVKIGSHSVIGHHAIVEGRTEIGDRNQIYPGAAIGLDSQDLKYSGADSLVRIGNDNRIREYVTINRANEADEVTYVGNGNLLMAYVHVGHNCEIEDRVIIANGVALAGHVHVEPHARISGVLGVHQFVRIGRLSMVGGMSRIERDVPPYTLVEGNPSRVRTLNRVGMDRAGLDASTQQALKTAFRLLYHQDLTLVEALEKLATLIDNSHVQHLRQFLHDSITLSARRGPIPRRI; from the coding sequence ATGCCTGTGTCTCATGCGCCTGTGTCTGAATTTATTCACCCGACAGCCATAGTGCATCCTGATGCCCAACTTCATCCGACTGTTAAAGTTGGAGCTTATGCTGTCATCGGTGAACAGGTGAAAATTGGTTCTCATTCTGTCATTGGACATCATGCTATTGTCGAAGGGAGAACTGAAATTGGCGATCGCAACCAAATTTATCCAGGGGCGGCGATCGGATTAGATTCTCAAGACTTGAAATATTCGGGTGCTGATAGCCTCGTCCGCATCGGTAATGACAATCGCATCCGCGAGTACGTCACGATTAATCGTGCTAATGAAGCTGATGAAGTTACTTATGTTGGTAACGGGAACTTGCTAATGGCGTATGTCCATGTGGGGCATAATTGCGAAATTGAAGATCGTGTGATTATTGCCAATGGCGTAGCTCTAGCAGGACATGTACATGTTGAACCTCATGCCAGAATCAGTGGTGTGTTGGGTGTACATCAGTTTGTGCGAATTGGGCGGCTGTCTATGGTTGGTGGTATGAGTCGAATCGAGAGAGATGTGCCTCCCTATACTCTAGTTGAGGGAAATCCTTCTCGTGTGCGAACTCTAAATCGCGTTGGGATGGATCGTGCTGGACTAGATGCGTCAACTCAACAGGCACTGAAGACAGCATTTCGATTGCTATATCATCAGGATCTGACCCTAGTTGAAGCTCTTGAGAAACTAGCTACTCTGATCGATAATTCCCATGTTCAGCATTTGCGCCAATTTTTACATGACTCGATCACTCTTTCTGCACGGCGCGGCCCAATTCCCCGCCGTATTTGA